A genomic segment from Propioniciclava sp. MC1595 encodes:
- a CDS encoding twin-arginine translocase TatA/TatE family subunit, with translation MLPFNMQGWEWVILIVLALLIFGGSRLAGAGKNAGRALREFKDETRQIKADEEQAQREAELRRREYELDQRERGTVADSTLEAELVEDPRPDADQK, from the coding sequence ATGCTGCCGTTCAACATGCAGGGCTGGGAATGGGTCATCCTGATCGTTCTCGCGCTCCTCATCTTCGGTGGGTCCCGTCTCGCGGGCGCCGGCAAGAACGCCGGCCGCGCGCTGCGCGAGTTCAAGGACGAGACGCGCCAGATCAAGGCCGACGAGGAGCAGGCGCAGCGTGAGGCGGAGCTCCGCCGCCGCGAGTACGAGCTCGACCAGCGCGAGCGCGGCACCGTGGCCGACAGCACCCTCGAAGCCGAGCTCGTCGAGGACCCCCGCCCCGACGCCGACCAGAAGTAG
- the ilvC gene encoding ketol-acid reductoisomerase, whose protein sequence is MAEMFYDSDADLSIIQGRTVAVIGYGSQGHAHALSLRDSGVDVRVGLREGSASAAKAEAEGLRVVSVAEAAAEADLIMILAPDQHQRKIYAEDIEPNLQEGDALFFAHGFNIRFGYITAPEGVDVCMVAPKGPGHLVRREYAEGRGVPAIVAVEVDASGEAWPLALSYAKAIGSLRAGGIKTTFTEETETDLFGEQAVLCGGASALVQAGFEVLTEAGYQPEVAYFECLHELKLIVDLMYEGGIAKQRWSVSDTAEFGDYVSGPRVIDARVKENMKAVLADVQSGAFAKRFIDDQEAGAPEFKSLREKGEQHPIEATGRELRKLMSWVKSHDDDYVEGTAAR, encoded by the coding sequence ATGGCAGAGATGTTCTACGACTCCGACGCCGACCTGTCGATCATCCAGGGTCGCACCGTCGCCGTGATCGGCTACGGCTCGCAGGGCCACGCGCACGCGCTCAGCCTGCGTGACTCGGGCGTCGACGTCCGCGTCGGTCTGCGTGAGGGCTCGGCGTCTGCGGCGAAGGCCGAGGCCGAGGGCCTGCGCGTGGTGTCGGTGGCCGAGGCGGCCGCCGAGGCCGACCTGATCATGATCCTGGCCCCCGACCAGCACCAGCGGAAGATCTACGCCGAGGACATCGAGCCCAACCTGCAGGAGGGCGACGCGCTGTTCTTCGCGCACGGCTTCAACATCCGCTTCGGCTACATCACCGCCCCCGAGGGCGTCGACGTCTGCATGGTCGCGCCGAAGGGCCCCGGCCACCTGGTGCGCCGTGAGTACGCCGAGGGTCGCGGTGTGCCCGCGATCGTCGCCGTCGAGGTGGACGCCTCGGGCGAGGCCTGGCCGCTGGCCCTGTCCTACGCCAAGGCGATCGGATCGCTGCGCGCGGGTGGCATCAAGACCACCTTCACCGAGGAGACCGAGACCGACCTGTTCGGTGAGCAGGCCGTCCTCTGCGGTGGAGCGTCGGCGCTGGTGCAGGCCGGCTTCGAGGTGCTCACTGAGGCGGGCTACCAGCCCGAGGTGGCCTACTTCGAGTGCCTCCACGAGCTGAAGCTGATCGTCGACCTCATGTACGAGGGCGGCATCGCCAAGCAGCGCTGGAGCGTCTCGGACACGGCCGAGTTCGGCGACTACGTGTCGGGGCCCCGCGTCATCGACGCCCGCGTCAAGGAGAACATGAAGGCCGTCCTGGCCGACGTGCAGTCGGGCGCGTTCGCCAAGCGCTTCATCGACGACCAGGAGGCCGGCGCGCCGGAGTTCAAGTCCCTGCGCGAGAAGGGTGAGCAGCACCCGATCGAGGCCACCGGCCGCGAGCTCCGCAAGCTGATGAGCTGGGTGAAGTCGCACGACGACGACTACGTCGAGGGCACCGCCGCTCGCTGA
- the tatC gene encoding twin-arginine translocase subunit TatC, which translates to MARLSLGWLKPPKVPADGVMSLADHLRELRYRLVFSMITIAVGTIVSLIFHEKLLLFLLQPWEQAQEILKGIKPNLEVTAVLSGVTAPLILILMVSALGGLVLTSPIWLYQVWAYIAPALLAKEKKYALIFLLAAVPMFLGGMTMGYYILPSAIAILMAFTTDVIAIQNLLPLNDFLVLMMQLMLVFGAGFLLPVIVVTLNLVGVVSGKALKGARRYVLFGCAIFGAAATPGGDPFSMMALAVPMMLLFLIAEAICHWNDRRRAKSASKELERA; encoded by the coding sequence GTGGCCCGCCTCAGCCTCGGCTGGCTCAAGCCCCCGAAGGTCCCTGCCGACGGGGTGATGTCGCTGGCCGACCACCTGCGCGAACTGCGCTACCGGTTGGTCTTCTCGATGATCACCATCGCGGTGGGGACCATCGTGTCCCTGATCTTCCACGAGAAGCTGCTGCTGTTCCTGCTGCAGCCGTGGGAGCAGGCGCAGGAGATCCTCAAGGGCATCAAGCCGAACCTCGAGGTCACCGCCGTGCTGAGCGGCGTGACGGCCCCGCTGATCCTGATCCTGATGGTCTCGGCGCTGGGCGGGCTGGTCCTGACCAGCCCGATCTGGCTCTACCAGGTGTGGGCCTACATCGCCCCGGCGCTGCTGGCCAAGGAGAAGAAGTACGCGCTGATCTTCCTGCTCGCCGCCGTGCCCATGTTCCTGGGCGGCATGACGATGGGCTACTACATCCTGCCCTCGGCGATCGCGATCCTGATGGCGTTCACCACCGACGTCATCGCCATCCAGAACCTGCTGCCGCTCAACGACTTCCTCGTGTTGATGATGCAGCTGATGCTCGTCTTCGGGGCCGGGTTCCTGCTGCCGGTGATCGTCGTGACGCTGAACCTGGTCGGCGTCGTGTCCGGCAAGGCGCTCAAGGGCGCCCGTCGCTACGTTCTGTTCGGCTGCGCCATCTTCGGCGCGGCCGCCACGCCGGGCGGTGACCCGTTCTCGATGATGGCCCTGGCCGTCCCGATGATGCTGCTGTTCCTCATCGCCGAGGCGATCTGCCACTGGAACGACCGCCGCCGCGCCAAGAGCGCCTCCAAGGAACTCGAGCGCGCATGA
- the ilvN gene encoding acetolactate synthase small subunit, with protein sequence MNKTHTLSVIVENKPGVLARISGLFARRGYNIESLAVGPTERPEISRITIQVAVDSPAVLEQITKQLNKLVEVLKIVELEESAVRRELVLVKLKADPASRSQIIEIVQLFRGKTVDVHQDSLVVEATGSPDKLEALLEMLRPYGVRELVQSGLVALGRGSKSLTDRSAKVDRARPGVR encoded by the coding sequence GTGAACAAGACACACACCCTGAGCGTCATCGTCGAGAACAAGCCCGGCGTCCTGGCCCGCATCTCGGGCCTGTTCGCCCGGCGCGGCTACAACATCGAGTCGCTCGCGGTCGGCCCGACCGAGCGCCCCGAGATCAGCCGCATCACGATCCAGGTCGCCGTCGACTCCCCGGCCGTGCTCGAGCAGATCACCAAGCAGCTCAACAAGCTCGTCGAGGTGCTGAAGATCGTCGAGCTCGAGGAGAGCGCCGTGCGCCGCGAGTTGGTCCTGGTCAAGCTCAAGGCCGACCCGGCCTCGCGCAGTCAGATCATCGAGATCGTGCAGCTGTTCCGCGGCAAGACCGTCGACGTGCACCAGGACTCCCTGGTCGTCGAGGCCACCGGCAGCCCCGACAAGCTCGAGGCCCTGCTGGAGATGCTGCGCCCCTACGGCGTCCGCGAGCTGGTCCAGTCCGGCCTCGTCGCCCTGGGCCGTGGTAGCAAGTCCCTCACCGATCGTTCCGCCAAGGTCGACCGGGCGCGCCCGGGCGTCCGCTGA
- a CDS encoding HIT family protein, with protein MTTQADCIFCRIVAGEIPSKRVYEDDHAIAFLDLDPFKTGHTLVVPRAHVSDALADADVLASIAPAIAATGTLLVEKLGASGMNVLSNVGEDAGQSVFHLHVHLVPRYADDASMGALLTRAASGDLDEVHARITG; from the coding sequence ATGACCACCCAGGCCGACTGCATCTTCTGCCGCATCGTCGCGGGTGAGATCCCGAGCAAGCGGGTGTACGAGGACGACCACGCGATCGCGTTCCTCGACCTCGACCCCTTCAAGACCGGGCACACGCTCGTCGTCCCGCGCGCGCACGTCAGCGATGCCCTCGCGGACGCCGACGTCCTGGCCTCGATCGCCCCGGCCATCGCCGCCACCGGGACCCTGCTCGTCGAGAAGCTGGGCGCGTCCGGGATGAACGTCCTGTCGAACGTGGGGGAGGACGCCGGCCAGTCCGTCTTCCACCTCCACGTCCACCTGGTGCCGCGCTACGCCGACGACGCCAGCATGGGCGCGCTGCTGACGCGCGCGGCGTCCGGCGACCTCGACGAGGTCCACGCGCGCATCACGGGCTGA
- the hisF gene encoding imidazole glycerol phosphate synthase subunit HisF, with product MGVAIRVIPCLDVHDGRVVKGVNFLNLRDAGDPVELATLYGQQGADELTFLDISASSQGRETTYDMVKRTAETVFIPLTVGGGVRGADDVDRLLRTGADKVGINTGAITRPEALNEIADRFGRQVIVLSLDARREADQPSGFGVTTHGGRQSAGLDAIAWCREAVERGAGEILLNSMDRDGTTDGFDLEMIEAVRAVVDVPVIASGGAGTVEHFVDAARAGADAVLAASVFHYGTLTVAQIKEGLSGAGFEVR from the coding sequence ATGGGTGTGGCTATCCGGGTGATCCCGTGTCTCGACGTGCACGACGGCCGCGTGGTGAAGGGCGTGAACTTCCTCAACCTGCGCGATGCCGGTGACCCGGTGGAGCTGGCCACGCTGTACGGCCAGCAGGGCGCCGACGAGCTGACGTTCCTGGACATCTCCGCCTCCTCGCAGGGGCGCGAGACCACCTACGACATGGTCAAGCGCACCGCCGAGACGGTGTTCATCCCGCTCACCGTCGGTGGCGGGGTCCGGGGCGCCGACGACGTGGACCGGCTGTTGCGCACCGGCGCCGACAAGGTCGGCATCAACACGGGCGCGATCACCCGGCCCGAGGCGCTCAACGAGATCGCCGACCGGTTCGGCCGGCAGGTCATCGTCCTGTCCCTGGACGCCCGACGCGAGGCCGACCAACCCTCCGGCTTCGGGGTGACCACGCACGGCGGACGCCAGAGCGCCGGGCTGGACGCCATCGCCTGGTGCCGCGAGGCCGTCGAGCGCGGGGCGGGGGAGATCCTGCTCAACTCCATGGACCGCGACGGCACCACCGACGGATTCGACCTTGAGATGATCGAGGCCGTGCGCGCGGTCGTCGACGTGCCCGTCATCGCCTCGGGCGGGGCCGGCACCGTCGAGCACTTCGTCGACGCGGCCCGCGCCGGTGCCGACGCCGTACTCGCCGCCTCCGTGTTCCACTACGGCACGCTGACCGTGGCCCAGATCAAGGAAGGCCTCTCCGGGGCCGGATTCGAGGTTCGCTGA
- a CDS encoding diacylglycerol kinase family protein: protein MRHLALVVNPAAGHGRGQRLTPAVEARLVDAGVRVTRTLAHSPEHAHATCADAVAEGYDGLVVVGGDGMAHIGLNACARTDVPLGVIPAGTGNDFVRGVGLAAPAPGPGRDRRRGWERATDAVVASRTRAIDLAEVRGDLHRGQLEYAGCVVSTGYDEKVNARANNAPVDLGHLSYVGAVIAEARSFAPLHYRLDLDGEHREVDAILVAVANSGIFGGGIRIAPDYDLTDGLLDVVIVHPVGLSTLVRYLPHLATGRTFDHPAIERLRVRRVVVDGDGLHGMADGEPLGHVPLTVSAAPGALHVYTQEA, encoded by the coding sequence ATGAGGCACCTCGCCCTCGTGGTCAACCCGGCCGCGGGGCACGGCCGCGGCCAACGCCTGACCCCGGCCGTCGAGGCACGGCTGGTGGACGCCGGCGTCCGGGTCACCCGCACCCTGGCCCACTCGCCCGAGCACGCGCACGCCACGTGCGCCGACGCCGTCGCGGAGGGCTACGACGGCCTCGTCGTCGTCGGCGGCGACGGCATGGCGCACATCGGCCTCAACGCCTGCGCCCGGACCGACGTGCCGCTGGGCGTCATCCCGGCCGGCACCGGCAACGACTTCGTCCGGGGCGTCGGGCTGGCGGCGCCCGCCCCCGGCCCGGGCCGCGACCGGCGCCGTGGCTGGGAGCGCGCCACCGACGCCGTCGTGGCCAGCCGCACACGGGCCATCGACCTCGCCGAGGTGCGCGGCGACCTGCACCGCGGCCAGCTCGAGTACGCGGGCTGCGTGGTGTCCACCGGGTACGACGAGAAGGTCAACGCCCGCGCGAACAACGCCCCCGTCGACCTGGGCCACCTGTCCTACGTGGGGGCGGTGATCGCGGAGGCACGTTCGTTCGCCCCGTTGCACTACCGCCTCGACCTGGACGGGGAGCACCGCGAGGTGGACGCCATCCTCGTCGCCGTCGCGAACAGCGGCATCTTCGGGGGCGGCATCAGGATCGCCCCCGACTACGACCTGACCGACGGCCTCCTCGACGTGGTCATCGTGCATCCCGTGGGGCTGTCGACGTTGGTGCGATACCTGCCCCACCTGGCCACGGGCCGCACCTTCGACCACCCCGCCATCGAGCGGCTGCGCGTCCGGCGTGTGGTCGTCGACGGCGACGGCCTGCACGGCATGGCCGACGGCGAGCCGCTCGGGCACGTGCCCCTGACCGTCTCCGCGGCGCCCGGTGCGCTGCACGTCTACACCCAGGAGGCCTAG
- a CDS encoding acetolactate synthase large subunit, with the protein MADDTRPKELTGAQALVESLERVGVDVIFGIPGGAILPAYDPLGQSELVRHILVRHEQGAAHAAEGYAMATGRVGVCMATSGPGATNLVTGIADAYLDSVPIVAITGQVASTAVGTDAFQEADIRGITMPITKHSFLVTRAQDIPSAIKEAFHIAGTGRPGPVLVDITKDALVSSAPFEWPHELDLPGYRPTINPHAKQIREAAKMIKAASRPTLYVGGGVVKSEAFEELAELVKITQIPLVTTLMARGAFPDSDPLHMGMPGMHGHVSAVGALQRSDLLITLGARFDDRVTGKLDTFAPGAQVIHADIDPAEIGKNRSVDVPIVGDLKLTIAALNEVLRGEDLGDYSAWRAYLTNLKTKYAADPQPTKGDMLSPEYVIKRIGEMSGPDAYYAVGVGQHQMWAAHLLPFEKPGRWMNSGGAGTMGYCVPAAMGAKVGKPGELVWGIDGDGCFQMTNQELVTCALNDIPIKIAVINNESLGMVRQWQTLFYGERYSNTDLNSWRIPDFPKLAEAMGAVGLRAETVEEVDEVIAKALEINDRPVVVEFIVHKDAMVWPMVPAGTSNDDILIAKDLAPNWEDEIL; encoded by the coding sequence ATGGCAGATGACACCAGGCCCAAGGAACTCACCGGGGCGCAGGCCCTCGTCGAGTCGCTCGAGCGCGTCGGTGTAGACGTCATCTTCGGCATCCCCGGCGGCGCGATCCTGCCGGCGTACGACCCGCTCGGCCAGAGCGAGCTGGTCCGCCACATCCTGGTCCGCCACGAGCAGGGCGCCGCGCACGCCGCCGAGGGCTACGCCATGGCGACCGGCCGGGTCGGCGTCTGCATGGCCACCTCCGGCCCCGGCGCCACCAACCTGGTCACCGGTATCGCGGACGCCTACCTCGACTCGGTGCCGATCGTCGCCATCACCGGTCAGGTCGCCTCGACCGCCGTCGGAACGGACGCCTTCCAGGAGGCCGACATCCGCGGCATCACGATGCCGATCACCAAGCACAGCTTCCTGGTGACCCGCGCGCAGGACATCCCGAGCGCGATCAAGGAGGCCTTCCACATCGCCGGCACCGGACGCCCCGGCCCGGTCCTCGTCGACATCACCAAGGACGCGCTGGTCAGCTCCGCGCCGTTCGAGTGGCCGCACGAGCTGGACCTGCCGGGTTACCGCCCGACGATCAACCCGCACGCCAAGCAGATCCGCGAGGCGGCGAAGATGATCAAGGCGGCGTCCCGCCCGACGCTGTACGTCGGCGGCGGCGTCGTGAAGTCGGAGGCGTTCGAGGAGCTCGCCGAGCTCGTCAAGATCACCCAGATCCCGCTCGTGACCACGCTGATGGCCCGCGGTGCGTTCCCCGACAGCGACCCGCTGCACATGGGCATGCCCGGCATGCACGGCCACGTGTCGGCGGTCGGCGCCCTGCAGCGCTCCGACCTGCTGATCACCCTCGGCGCGCGCTTCGACGACCGCGTCACGGGCAAGCTCGACACGTTCGCGCCGGGCGCCCAGGTCATCCACGCCGACATCGACCCGGCCGAGATCGGCAAGAACCGGTCGGTGGACGTCCCGATCGTGGGCGACCTCAAGCTGACGATCGCCGCCCTCAACGAGGTGCTGCGCGGCGAGGACCTCGGCGACTACTCGGCGTGGCGTGCCTACCTGACGAACCTCAAGACCAAGTACGCGGCCGACCCGCAGCCCACCAAGGGCGACATGCTCAGCCCCGAGTACGTCATCAAGCGCATCGGCGAGATGTCCGGACCCGACGCGTACTACGCCGTCGGCGTCGGCCAGCACCAGATGTGGGCCGCGCACCTGCTGCCCTTCGAGAAGCCGGGCCGCTGGATGAACTCCGGTGGTGCCGGGACGATGGGCTACTGCGTGCCCGCCGCCATGGGCGCCAAGGTCGGCAAGCCCGGCGAGCTGGTGTGGGGCATCGACGGTGACGGCTGCTTCCAGATGACCAACCAGGAGCTGGTCACCTGCGCGCTGAACGACATCCCGATCAAGATCGCGGTGATCAACAACGAGAGCCTCGGCATGGTCCGCCAGTGGCAGACCCTGTTCTACGGCGAGCGGTACTCCAACACCGACCTGAACAGCTGGCGCATCCCGGACTTCCCGAAGCTCGCCGAGGCGATGGGTGCGGTCGGCCTGCGGGCCGAGACGGTCGAGGAGGTCGACGAGGTCATCGCGAAGGCGCTCGAGATCAACGACCGTCCCGTCGTGGTCGAGTTCATCGTCCACAAGGACGCCATGGTGTGGCCGATGGTCCCGGCCGGCACGAGCAACGACGACATCCTGATCGCCAAGGACCTGGCGCCCAACTGGGAGGACGAGATCCTGTGA
- a CDS encoding YafY family protein gives MAMTSSSQVPRLLALVPYLQAHPDADLEATASVFDVTPRQLVADLKVLWFCGLPGGAPGDLIEVDMDALESGTIRLTNAEFLARPHRFTPEEAMSLVVALAALEEMADAELGPAVRSARAKLEGAVGGGTDKVAIAVSAGQESIRGQLADAIAAGVAVRLTYHGASRGVATTPVVDPARLGTRDGYGYLTAWAHERAGWRTYRLDRIVAVDPLEQATTDHGPAPALASGWLDDRPDAVEVTLDLRPGGRWITEYHPLVATEELPDGLLRVRMRVADPGWFRRLLLRLGPAVARVDPPQAAASAIEAAREALGGDR, from the coding sequence ATGGCGATGACCTCGTCCAGCCAGGTGCCCCGGCTCCTCGCGCTCGTCCCGTACCTCCAGGCCCACCCCGACGCCGACCTGGAGGCCACGGCGTCCGTGTTCGACGTCACCCCGCGCCAGCTGGTGGCCGACCTGAAGGTGCTGTGGTTCTGCGGCCTGCCCGGCGGCGCGCCCGGCGACCTCATCGAGGTCGACATGGACGCGCTTGAGTCGGGCACCATCCGGCTCACGAACGCCGAGTTCCTCGCCCGCCCGCACCGGTTCACCCCCGAGGAGGCGATGAGCCTCGTCGTCGCCCTCGCCGCGCTCGAGGAGATGGCGGACGCCGAACTCGGCCCCGCCGTCCGCTCGGCCCGGGCCAAGCTCGAGGGCGCCGTCGGCGGAGGCACCGACAAGGTCGCGATCGCGGTGTCGGCGGGGCAGGAGTCGATCCGGGGTCAGCTCGCCGACGCGATCGCCGCCGGCGTGGCCGTGCGGCTGACCTACCACGGGGCCTCGCGCGGCGTCGCGACGACGCCCGTCGTCGACCCGGCACGCCTGGGCACCCGCGACGGCTACGGCTACCTCACGGCGTGGGCGCACGAACGCGCGGGCTGGCGCACCTACCGGCTCGACCGCATCGTCGCCGTCGACCCCCTCGAGCAGGCCACCACCGACCACGGGCCGGCCCCGGCGCTGGCGTCCGGGTGGCTCGACGACCGCCCCGACGCGGTCGAGGTCACCCTCGACCTGCGCCCGGGGGGTCGCTGGATCACCGAGTACCACCCGCTCGTCGCCACCGAGGAACTGCCCGACGGGCTGCTCCGCGTGCGGATGCGGGTCGCGGACCCGGGCTGGTTCCGCCGGCTCCTGCTCCGGCTGGGCCCGGCCGTGGCGCGCGTGGACCCGCCGCAGGCCGCGGCGTCCGCGATCGAGGCCGCCCGCGAGGCGCTCGGCGGGGACCGCTGA
- a CDS encoding RNA helicase, with protein MPTNRPAPEPGPAFAEFSAAFPFALDDYQRDGCAHIEAGSGVLVAAPTGAGKTVVGEFAVFLALREGRKCFYTTPIKALSNQKFHDLSERFGSHRVGLLTGDTTINGDAPIVVMTTEVLRNMIYAGSSTLRGLGYVVMDEVHYLADRFRGAVWEEVIIGLAPSVQLVSLSATVSNAEEFGDWLDEVRGGVEVVLSERRPVPLFQHMMAGRRIYDLFEAEAPTALAGDRSPALGAASAADVNPELVSLAKQESRYVRDDSRRQRGRRTRDRIEKNAAGRGQQGPNLIPRRDGAVEKLDAEGLLPAIYFIFSRAGCDQAVGQLLRSGVRLTNAVERTELDALASAATTGLSRDDLEALDYATFAEALRRGIAAHHAGMLPAFKECVEAAFVRGLVKVVFATETLALGINMPARSVVLEKLVKYNGEAHVDITAGEYTQLTGRAGRRGIDVEGHAVVLWHRNVDPRAVAGLASKRTYPLRSSFSPTYNMAVNMVARVGREKARGLLEQSFAQYQSDKSVVGLARAATRNKEKIAALWADAACDRGDFEEYARLRASIGALEAEAARSRKADRRAESISVLLELVPGDIIAIPSGRHEGWAVVIDPGVGRDRANPSPLVMTEQRQVKKLSLTDFPSPPVVAGRMRVPKHFDGRSAKDRRNLAAAFHTKLGSVDLSAPRYNAAAMDEEVAGRIAELRASVKEHPCHACPDREVHARAAEKALRLERDTADLRAQTERRTNTIANRFDKVCLVLSSLGYLSPDGTEVTDAGRMLARIYSELDLVTAEAIRAGTFDELDPAELAAVLSSLTYESRGGEPQRPARMPTRSSEVAQTMVRRIWRGVRLLERDHRLEQGRDPDIGFAEAVYRWGNGVALGDILEETELTAGDFVRWMRMVIDLLGQVADAAGESVVRDNAREAIDRLRRGVVDAAYLEDD; from the coding sequence ATGCCCACGAACCGCCCCGCCCCCGAGCCGGGCCCCGCGTTCGCCGAGTTCAGCGCCGCCTTCCCGTTCGCGCTCGACGACTACCAACGTGACGGCTGCGCCCACATTGAGGCCGGGTCGGGCGTGCTCGTCGCGGCGCCGACCGGCGCCGGCAAGACGGTCGTGGGCGAGTTCGCGGTGTTCCTGGCCCTGCGCGAGGGCCGCAAGTGCTTCTACACCACGCCGATCAAGGCGCTGAGCAACCAGAAGTTCCACGACCTGAGCGAGCGCTTCGGGTCGCACCGGGTGGGGTTGTTGACCGGGGACACGACCATCAACGGCGACGCCCCGATCGTGGTGATGACCACCGAGGTGCTGCGCAACATGATCTACGCGGGGTCCTCGACCCTGCGCGGGCTCGGCTACGTGGTCATGGACGAGGTGCACTACCTCGCCGACCGCTTCCGTGGCGCGGTGTGGGAGGAGGTCATCATCGGCCTCGCCCCGTCGGTGCAGCTGGTCTCGCTGTCGGCGACGGTGAGCAACGCCGAGGAGTTCGGCGACTGGCTCGACGAGGTGCGCGGCGGGGTGGAGGTGGTGCTGAGCGAGCGGCGTCCGGTGCCGTTGTTCCAGCACATGATGGCCGGACGCCGCATCTACGACCTGTTCGAGGCCGAGGCCCCCACCGCGCTCGCCGGGGACCGCTCGCCCGCGCTCGGGGCCGCCTCGGCCGCCGACGTCAACCCCGAACTGGTCAGCCTGGCCAAGCAGGAGAGCCGCTACGTGCGCGACGACTCGCGCCGCCAGCGGGGCCGCCGCACACGCGACCGGATCGAGAAGAACGCCGCGGGCCGCGGCCAGCAGGGCCCCAACCTCATCCCGCGCCGCGACGGCGCGGTCGAGAAGCTGGACGCCGAGGGCCTCCTCCCCGCCATCTACTTCATCTTCTCCCGGGCCGGCTGCGACCAGGCGGTGGGGCAGTTGCTGCGCAGCGGCGTCCGGCTGACGAACGCGGTCGAGCGAACCGAGCTGGACGCCCTCGCCTCGGCCGCCACCACCGGGCTGAGCCGCGACGACCTGGAAGCGCTCGACTACGCCACGTTCGCCGAGGCCCTGCGCCGCGGCATCGCCGCCCACCACGCGGGCATGCTGCCGGCGTTCAAGGAGTGCGTCGAGGCGGCCTTCGTGCGCGGCCTGGTCAAGGTCGTGTTCGCCACCGAGACGCTCGCGCTCGGCATCAACATGCCCGCCCGCTCGGTGGTGCTGGAGAAGCTGGTCAAGTACAACGGCGAGGCGCACGTCGACATCACGGCGGGGGAGTACACCCAGCTCACCGGCCGCGCCGGCCGCCGGGGCATCGACGTCGAGGGGCACGCGGTGGTGCTGTGGCACCGCAACGTCGACCCGCGCGCGGTGGCCGGGCTGGCGTCCAAGCGCACCTATCCGCTGCGGTCGTCGTTCTCGCCGACCTACAACATGGCGGTCAACATGGTCGCCCGCGTGGGGCGCGAGAAGGCGCGCGGGCTGCTGGAGCAGTCGTTCGCGCAGTACCAGTCCGACAAGTCGGTCGTGGGGCTCGCCCGGGCAGCCACCCGGAACAAGGAGAAGATCGCGGCCCTGTGGGCCGACGCGGCCTGTGACCGCGGTGACTTCGAGGAGTACGCCCGGCTTCGCGCGTCGATCGGCGCCCTGGAGGCGGAGGCGGCGCGCTCGCGCAAGGCCGACCGGCGGGCCGAGTCGATCTCGGTGCTGCTCGAGCTGGTGCCCGGCGACATCATCGCCATCCCGTCGGGGCGGCACGAGGGCTGGGCGGTCGTGATCGACCCCGGCGTGGGCCGCGACCGGGCGAACCCCTCGCCGCTCGTGATGACCGAGCAGCGGCAGGTCAAGAAGCTCTCGCTGACCGACTTCCCGTCGCCGCCGGTGGTGGCGGGCCGCATGCGGGTGCCCAAGCACTTCGACGGCCGTTCGGCCAAGGACCGGCGCAACCTCGCCGCGGCGTTCCACACCAAGCTGGGCTCGGTCGACCTGAGCGCCCCGCGGTACAACGCGGCCGCGATGGACGAGGAGGTGGCCGGCCGGATCGCCGAGCTGAGGGCGTCCGTGAAGGAGCACCCGTGCCACGCCTGCCCCGACCGCGAGGTGCACGCGCGGGCGGCCGAGAAGGCGCTGCGCCTCGAGCGCGACACCGCCGACCTGCGCGCGCAGACCGAGCGCCGGACGAACACGATCGCCAACCGGTTCGACAAGGTGTGCCTCGTGCTGTCCTCGCTCGGCTACCTGTCCCCGGATGGGACCGAGGTGACCGACGCCGGGCGCATGCTGGCACGGATCTACTCCGAACTCGACCTGGTCACCGCCGAGGCCATCCGTGCCGGGACGTTCGACGAGCTCGACCCCGCCGAACTGGCCGCGGTGCTGTCCTCGCTGACCTACGAGTCGCGCGGCGGCGAGCCGCAACGCCCGGCACGGATGCCCACCCGGTCGTCGGAGGTCGCCCAGACCATGGTGCGCCGCATCTGGCGCGGGGTGCGGCTGCTCGAGCGCGACCACCGGCTCGAGCAGGGCCGCGACCCCGACATCGGCTTCGCCGAGGCCGTGTACCGCTGGGGCAACGGGGTCGCGCTGGGCGACATCCTGGAGGAGACCGAGCTGACCGCCGGCGACTTCGTGCGCTGGATGCGCATGGTCATCGACCTGCTCGGCCAGGTCGCCGACGCGGCCGGTGAGTCGGTCGTCCGCGACAACGCCCGCGAGGCCATCGACCGCCTGCGCCGCGGCGTCGTCGACGCCGCGTACCTCGAGGACGACTGA